From Mesobacillus jeotgali, the proteins below share one genomic window:
- a CDS encoding immunity protein YezG family protein, translated as MDFETKLNMLYQNLTQTISDSIPTEWKEFYFQGEVQNGDGGVFFFFNTIDNDEYKYSYYIPEIYNVNRDAYEEYEDEIFDLTVELQETFIENDQDPWFSINIIVDAERQLKVYFDYTNWSATEFGPTARIKYFQYKYMKKVPENKKDRELVERMKEYEEANRY; from the coding sequence ATGGATTTTGAAACGAAATTAAACATGTTATATCAAAATTTAACACAAACAATCAGTGATTCAATCCCTACAGAATGGAAAGAATTCTATTTTCAAGGTGAGGTTCAAAATGGAGATGGGGGAGTGTTTTTTTTCTTCAATACTATAGATAATGATGAGTATAAGTATAGTTATTATATTCCTGAAATATATAATGTAAATAGAGACGCATATGAAGAGTATGAGGATGAAATATTTGATCTGACAGTTGAATTGCAAGAAACATTCATTGAAAATGACCAGGATCCATGGTTTTCTATAAATATAATTGTGGACGCAGAAAGACAACTGAAAGTTTACTTTGATTATACAAACTGGTCAGCAACAGAGTTTGGACCTACAGCACGGATAAAATATTTTCAATATAAATATATGAAAAAAGTTCCAGAGAATAAAAAAGACCGTGAGTTAGTTGAAAGAATGAAAGAGTATGAGGAAGCTAATAGATACTAG
- a CDS encoding endonuclease V: MDIGKLNAIQNELKTNIHLTNGFHMSELSLVAGVDLAYWSENKVDYCVCCIVVIDYNTKEVIEQVEYVGEVEFPYITGYLAFRELPFILKAVEQLKNIPDLYMFDGNGYLHSRHMGIASHASFHLRKPTIGVAKTYLKIENVDFTIPENVVGAYTDIIINREVYGRALRTRVNVKPIFVSCGNWIDIETATQITMHFVEKDSRLPITIRFADLATHEARRKYYK, encoded by the coding sequence ATGGATATCGGAAAATTAAATGCTATACAGAATGAGTTAAAGACTAACATTCATTTAACAAATGGATTTCACATGAGCGAGCTATCTCTAGTAGCAGGGGTTGACCTTGCTTATTGGAGTGAGAATAAAGTCGATTACTGTGTGTGTTGTATTGTGGTTATAGATTACAACACCAAAGAAGTTATAGAGCAAGTTGAGTATGTAGGCGAAGTTGAATTTCCGTATATTACAGGGTATTTGGCTTTTCGTGAACTACCTTTTATTTTAAAGGCAGTTGAGCAATTGAAAAATATCCCAGACCTATATATGTTTGATGGTAATGGTTATTTGCATAGTCGTCACATGGGTATTGCATCTCATGCCTCGTTCCACTTAAGGAAGCCTACCATAGGGGTTGCAAAAACATATTTAAAGATAGAAAATGTTGATTTTACGATACCAGAAAATGTAGTAGGGGCGTATACAGATATTATTATAAATAGAGAAGTTTATGGACGAGCATTGAGAACAAGAGTGAATGTTAAACCTATTTTCGTTTCATGTGGAAATTGGATTGACATAGAAACTGCTACTCAGATTACAATGCATTTTGTAGAGAAAGATAGCCGTCTGCCTATTACTATAAGATTTGCGGATTTAGCCACACATGAAGCGAGAAGAAAATATTACAAGTGA
- the imm47 gene encoding Imm47 family immunity protein codes for MNETENLMNSIWFGEKSRLSQSDIKDIILNAKTERDVLLNLIELYKIGDFAQKPLLIQLMNQTKDEAVLNLCIRVFMSIATHDDFRDSNNLRFLSEGTEETINTFASAATTSLSLEIIPYLLALLEEWEDIIETASIIKDSIDFFLDFEQHIGEEPTVEEIGEFYFEFSDHNDPNRYYFQQNLAFPGDLAKKLIQRVMIAANKGELLKLELIPSLLSIWTGKKVPFGGKGVDKRIDVLATAIFHSMTTEELLDLDLAYAPPYNGVWDPVQQAARRVE; via the coding sequence ATGAATGAAACTGAAAACCTTATGAATAGTATATGGTTTGGAGAGAAATCAAGGCTATCCCAATCTGATATCAAAGATATAATTTTAAATGCTAAGACGGAAAGGGATGTTTTACTTAACTTAATTGAATTATATAAAATAGGGGACTTTGCTCAAAAACCATTATTAATTCAGTTGATGAATCAGACTAAGGATGAAGCTGTTTTGAATTTATGCATTAGAGTTTTTATGTCTATAGCCACACATGATGACTTTAGGGATTCAAATAACCTTCGATTCCTTAGTGAAGGTACTGAAGAAACAATTAACACTTTTGCATCTGCTGCTACAACTTCTCTTTCTTTGGAGATAATTCCGTACTTATTGGCATTACTTGAAGAATGGGAAGATATTATTGAAACAGCTAGTATAATTAAAGATTCTATCGACTTTTTCCTTGATTTTGAACAGCACATCGGGGAAGAACCTACCGTAGAAGAGATTGGTGAATTCTATTTCGAGTTTAGTGATCATAATGATCCGAACCGTTATTATTTTCAACAAAATCTAGCGTTTCCTGGAGATTTAGCTAAAAAGTTAATTCAGAGAGTTATGATTGCAGCAAATAAGGGGGAATTGTTAAAGCTGGAATTGATTCCTTCATTATTATCTATTTGGACGGGGAAAAAAGTGCCATTTGGGGGAAAGGGCGTCGATAAGCGGATCGATGTATTAGCGACAGCCATATTCCATTCCATGACGACCGAAGAGCTGCTTGATTTAGATCTGGCGTATGCTCCCCCTTATAACGGGGTGTGGGACCCTGTTCAGCAGGCGGCTAGGAGGGTGGAGTAG
- a CDS encoding DUF6155 family protein has product MKLKLSDVKKKLKEYDQKELIQLISELYKNSKEVQTYMDVRLRGDDAVDDLFTQTKKKIKDEFFPDRGHGKLRLSQAKKSISEFEKMTGDKFKKTELMLYYVEQGVEFTNSFGDIDESFYNSMVSMYEKVTSVCAREEEYYHALADRLLRVVTDTEDIGWGFPDALAYLYYDMGYIEEEDE; this is encoded by the coding sequence ATGAAGTTAAAACTATCTGATGTAAAAAAGAAATTAAAAGAATATGACCAAAAAGAACTGATTCAATTGATTTCGGAGTTATACAAAAACAGTAAGGAAGTACAAACGTATATGGACGTTCGACTCCGAGGGGACGATGCGGTTGATGATTTGTTTACTCAAACCAAGAAAAAGATAAAGGATGAGTTTTTCCCGGATCGAGGGCATGGGAAACTCCGTTTGAGTCAAGCGAAAAAGTCAATATCCGAGTTTGAAAAAATGACTGGCGATAAATTTAAGAAAACAGAATTGATGCTTTATTATGTTGAACAAGGTGTTGAGTTTACGAATTCATTCGGAGATATTGATGAAAGTTTTTACAATAGCATGGTCTCCATGTATGAAAAGGTCACAAGCGTATGCGCCCGGGAGGAAGAATACTATCATGCTTTGGCCGATCGTCTGCTTCGAGTTGTTACTGATACTGAAGACATCGGTTGGGGCTTTCCCGATGCCTTAGCTTATTTATACTATGATATGGGATATATTGAAGAAGAGGATGAATAA
- a CDS encoding DUF6920 family protein, whose translation MSILFFILMLFHGLIHIMGWLKSFGFAEINAITQGIPKIIGVFWLFATLLFVFVAVSYLLKMEWWIIPAVIAVMTSQILILMTWQDAKFGTIPNIIIFIAIIIGFSVWRFNYQVDLDLRKMNNSNFSTKEIQIITEETITPLPLPVQKWVHNIGLIGREKVNSVYFKQKGKMKLKPDQEKWYDAVAEQYITTDDPAFLWKVKMDMFPFVSVAGRDFFINGEGRMLMKIGSLIPVVNVTNNKKVNQSTLQRYLMELPWYPSAALNDYINWESIDGNTAKATMNYKGTTGSAIYYFNENGELLKISALRFKESDKNAERIECIGEVKENNVVNGVKIPTKLNVSWVLGEEVFTWYKLEIYDVEFR comes from the coding sequence ATGAGTATTCTATTTTTCATCTTAATGTTATTTCATGGCCTTATACATATAATGGGCTGGTTAAAATCATTTGGTTTTGCGGAAATTAATGCGATCACTCAAGGTATTCCAAAGATTATTGGTGTATTTTGGCTATTTGCAACTTTACTTTTTGTATTTGTAGCAGTTTCTTACCTTCTTAAGATGGAGTGGTGGATTATCCCTGCAGTAATTGCAGTTATGACTTCCCAAATCCTTATACTAATGACATGGCAAGATGCTAAATTTGGCACTATACCAAATATTATTATTTTCATTGCCATAATAATTGGGTTCTCTGTTTGGAGATTTAATTATCAAGTGGATTTGGACTTAAGAAAAATGAATAATTCGAATTTCTCTACCAAAGAAATTCAAATAATTACAGAAGAAACGATAACTCCCTTACCCCTTCCAGTCCAAAAATGGGTACACAATATTGGTTTGATAGGAAGAGAAAAAGTTAATTCTGTTTATTTTAAACAGAAAGGAAAAATGAAACTAAAACCTGATCAAGAAAAATGGTACGATGCTGTTGCTGAACAGTATATAACAACTGATGACCCTGCATTTCTCTGGAAGGTGAAAATGGATATGTTTCCATTTGTAAGTGTGGCAGGCAGGGACTTTTTTATCAACGGAGAAGGTAGAATGTTGATGAAAATAGGATCATTGATACCGGTGGTGAATGTTACTAATAACAAAAAAGTAAATCAATCAACACTTCAGAGGTATTTAATGGAATTACCCTGGTACCCTTCAGCAGCATTAAATGATTATATTAATTGGGAAAGTATTGATGGAAACACCGCAAAAGCAACAATGAATTATAAAGGGACTACGGGTTCAGCAATTTATTATTTTAATGAAAACGGAGAATTATTAAAAATCAGTGCTTTAAGATTTAAAGAAAGCGATAAAAATGCTGAACGTATTGAATGTATAGGTGAAGTGAAAGAGAACAATGTTGTTAACGGAGTAAAAATTCCAACTAAACTCAATGTATCATGGGTATTAGGTGAAGAGGTATTTACTTGGTACAAACTCGAAATATATGATGTAGAATTTCGATAA
- a CDS encoding ABC transporter ATP-binding protein, translated as MKKPIVEIKNVIKVIGNKTIIQGISMDIYPGEVFGFLGPNGAGKTTTIRMLVGLMGITEGEVLINGFSIEKNFEKAISHVGGIIENPEMYKFLSGYNNLLQYARMLRDPVKKERIDEIVKLVGLEKRIHEKVRDYSLGMRQRLGLAQALLHSPALLILDEPTNGLDPGGIREIRTYIRKIAHEAGIAVFVSSHMLSEMELMCDRIGIIQDGRLVSVETIGDFVGDKVNTALEIEPMEKAREFVGKTFPEMNPEVKGKHLLVSASRDKLPALVKELAAHDFEIYEISSGNKTLEEKFLEITEEK; from the coding sequence ATGAAAAAACCGATTGTTGAGATAAAGAATGTAATCAAAGTCATTGGCAATAAGACGATTATTCAGGGGATCAGCATGGATATATATCCTGGTGAGGTATTTGGTTTTCTAGGTCCCAATGGGGCGGGGAAGACGACGACTATCAGGATGCTGGTTGGATTAATGGGCATCACGGAAGGTGAGGTACTGATCAATGGTTTCAGCATCGAGAAGAACTTTGAGAAGGCGATTTCGCATGTTGGCGGAATCATTGAAAACCCGGAGATGTACAAGTTCCTATCGGGTTACAACAATTTGCTTCAATATGCACGGATGCTGCGAGATCCTGTGAAAAAGGAAAGGATCGATGAAATTGTAAAGCTTGTGGGCCTTGAAAAACGGATTCATGAGAAGGTCCGGGATTATTCGCTTGGAATGAGGCAGAGGCTTGGTCTTGCGCAAGCGCTGCTCCATTCTCCGGCTTTACTGATCCTGGATGAACCTACAAATGGCCTTGACCCTGGAGGTATCCGTGAAATCCGGACATATATTCGCAAGATTGCCCATGAGGCAGGGATTGCCGTTTTTGTTTCAAGTCATATGCTTTCAGAGATGGAGCTGATGTGTGACCGGATTGGTATTATCCAGGATGGCAGGCTGGTCAGCGTTGAAACGATTGGTGATTTTGTAGGAGATAAAGTGAATACAGCGTTAGAAATCGAACCGATGGAAAAAGCCAGGGAATTTGTAGGAAAAACGTTCCCTGAGATGAATCCAGAAGTAAAGGGAAAACACTTATTAGTTTCAGCCAGCCGTGATAAGCTTCCAGCCCTTGTTAAGGAATTGGCGGCACATGATTTCGAAATTTATGAAATTTCTTCTGGAAATAAGACGCTGGAGGAAAAATTTCTGGAAATAACGGAGGAGAAATAA